The proteins below come from a single Iocasia fonsfrigidae genomic window:
- a CDS encoding endonuclease III domain-containing protein: MYQCSKYYQDINFSRAVVEIYSILYDYFGPQHWWPAESPFETIIGAILTQAVSWRNVEKAIDNLREANLLKPSAIKKIQQDRLADLIKPAGYYNMKAKKLKSFVDFLYNNYAGHLNKMFKVDLPVLRKELLDVYGVGPETADSILLYAGKYPIFVIDAYTKRILSRIGYIPDDIVYHDLQAKIMSVYPADVVKYNEYHALLVILAKEYCKKSAPDCKNCPIMEK; this comes from the coding sequence ATTTATCAATGTAGTAAATATTATCAAGATATCAATTTTAGCAGGGCAGTAGTAGAAATATATTCTATTTTATATGATTATTTTGGTCCACAGCACTGGTGGCCAGCAGAGAGCCCTTTTGAAACTATTATAGGGGCTATTCTGACTCAAGCTGTGAGCTGGAGAAATGTTGAAAAGGCTATTGATAATTTAAGGGAGGCAAACCTTTTAAAACCTTCAGCCATAAAAAAGATTCAGCAGGATAGGCTGGCTGACTTAATTAAGCCTGCTGGATATTATAATATGAAGGCCAAAAAACTAAAGTCTTTTGTTGATTTTCTATATAATAATTATGCTGGTCATTTAAATAAGATGTTTAAAGTAGACCTTCCAGTACTGCGTAAAGAGTTACTGGATGTTTATGGTGTTGGTCCTGAGACTGCTGATTCAATCCTACTTTATGCTGGTAAATATCCTATATTTGTTATTGATGCCTATACCAAACGAATTTTAAGTAGAATAGGATATATACCTGATGATATTGTTTACCATGATTTACAGGCAAAAATTATGAGTGTTTATCCAGCAGATGTAGTTAAATATAATGAATACCATGCCTTATTGGTTATACTGGCTAAAGAATATTGTAAGAAATCTGCCCCCGATTGTAAGAACTGTCCTATAATGGAGAAATAG